One genomic segment of Chitinophaga parva includes these proteins:
- a CDS encoding sodium:solute symporter family protein — translation MTATIDTVVIFVFSAFVLFIGLLFARTGRNLKSFFAGGEAVPWFIGGLSLFMSFFSAGTFVAWGSVAYKYGWTSVTIQWTMGLGGLITGLFLAPRWKRTGALTAAEFVKQRLGLPVQKFYVYIFMLVSLLNKGAVLYPVALLVSVSLGYPLPACTLALGLMMIAYTAIGGLWAVMVTDILQFVILTAAVLIVLPLALQHAGGWDNFVHKVPADFFHALNGEYNLGFIIAFACYHISYIGGNWTFVQRYTSVDTPAAARKVAFLFAGLYVISPVIWMLPPMIYRSINPALVGLQTENAYLEVCRLVLPPGLMGLMLTGMYFSTSATANTTLNVTSAVFTNDIYKGLINPLASDKKLIAVGRWSSFLLGLGMIGIALLVPAAGGMIEVVLSIAAITGGPLLLPPVWALFSKKLAGRTAYIISAVSLGINLVFKFITPWLFHLKLDRSQEMMLGVGLPLLLLVAATLLARTVAADYLRYAQFRQQEVAPPNPEEMEAIRRQNRFGLQVIAFALAFTALLLFVLCFITPTGKSLLAGIAAAILLVAAIPLRAAQKIRIHLITNDQPHAQEELI, via the coding sequence ATGACAGCTACGATCGATACGGTTGTGATATTTGTTTTTTCTGCTTTTGTGCTGTTCATCGGCCTGTTGTTTGCCCGTACGGGGCGCAACCTGAAGTCGTTCTTTGCGGGCGGCGAAGCGGTGCCCTGGTTCATAGGCGGATTGTCACTATTCATGAGCTTTTTCTCCGCGGGCACTTTTGTGGCCTGGGGGTCCGTGGCCTATAAATATGGATGGACCTCCGTGACCATCCAGTGGACCATGGGCCTGGGCGGGCTGATAACAGGCCTGTTCCTGGCGCCCCGCTGGAAACGAACCGGCGCACTCACCGCCGCAGAATTTGTAAAACAGCGCTTGGGCCTGCCCGTACAGAAATTCTATGTGTACATTTTCATGCTGGTGTCTTTGCTGAACAAGGGCGCGGTATTGTATCCCGTGGCCCTGCTGGTGAGTGTGTCCCTGGGCTATCCTTTGCCCGCCTGCACATTGGCGCTGGGCCTTATGATGATCGCCTACACCGCCATTGGTGGTTTGTGGGCGGTGATGGTGACGGACATCCTGCAGTTTGTGATCCTCACGGCAGCAGTGCTCATCGTGCTGCCCCTGGCCTTACAACATGCCGGTGGCTGGGACAATTTTGTGCACAAGGTGCCCGCGGATTTCTTTCATGCGCTGAATGGGGAGTACAACCTGGGCTTTATCATTGCCTTTGCCTGCTACCACATCAGCTACATTGGCGGCAACTGGACGTTTGTACAGCGTTACACCAGTGTGGATACACCCGCTGCGGCGCGCAAAGTGGCCTTCCTCTTTGCCGGCTTGTATGTGATCAGCCCCGTGATCTGGATGCTGCCGCCTATGATCTACAGGAGCATCAACCCGGCTTTAGTGGGCCTGCAAACGGAGAATGCTTACCTGGAGGTGTGCCGCCTGGTGCTGCCTCCCGGCCTCATGGGCCTTATGCTCACGGGCATGTATTTCTCTACCTCCGCTACTGCTAATACTACACTGAACGTGACCTCCGCCGTGTTTACAAATGACATTTATAAGGGCCTTATCAATCCCCTGGCATCAGATAAAAAACTGATCGCGGTGGGGCGCTGGTCATCCTTTTTGCTGGGGCTGGGCATGATCGGCATAGCGCTGCTGGTGCCGGCTGCAGGAGGCATGATAGAAGTGGTGCTGAGCATTGCCGCCATCACCGGCGGGCCTTTGCTGCTGCCACCCGTGTGGGCCTTGTTCTCTAAGAAACTGGCCGGCCGCACCGCTTACATTATTTCCGCGGTAAGTCTCGGTATTAATCTCGTGTTCAAGTTCATCACGCCCTGGCTGTTCCACCTGAAGCTGGACCGCTCCCAGGAAATGATGCTGGGCGTGGGATTGCCGCTATTGTTGTTGGTGGCCGCAACGTTGCTGGCCAGGACCGTGGCGGCGGATTACCTGCGGTATGCACAGTTCCGCCAGCAGGAGGTAGCGCCGCCCAATCCCGAAGAGATGGAGGCCATCCGCCGCCAGAACCGGTTTGGCCTGCAGGTGATCGCGTTTGCACTTGCCTTTACCGCCCTCTTATTATTTGTGCTTTGTTTTATTACCCCCACAGGGAAGTCGCTGCTGGCGGGCATTGCAGCTGCCATCTTATTGGTGGCGGCCATCCCGCTGCGGGCCGCCCAAAAGATCCGTATTCATTTAATTACCAATGATCAACCTCATGCCCAGGAAGAACTTATTTAG
- a CDS encoding glycerophosphoryl diester phosphodiesterase codes for MTKLNSFTFYLLLAATPLCAQQQVRLHNAALDLQWQQQADGYHLVKGSLDKTHALQQLSGAYTVLYSAGAPDTASGYDHQPRNFPGAQYKYLTGIWRDNLRPVPMNTAGTALRFFPGNATQQNDSTILFSAEKPGAAVQARWQLDGHDILVDMTLTAKQAGYYALSTPTLMTTPEAALDWGMVPGIFMGHALQRDLILAYAYGQGIPDKPVIARERTASTLSPLIRNKAGITLSVIAAPGTARDPWQKDHYTQNDWKLGLSLMDRSGALTPTLYHPVLGQDSSYMAPGEQRSFHFRYTLQTGDWYPVYQHAINDVYHFPDFLALKQTRHSLTARMLAMRHYLDDDSTSMWRNEFYKGQWIGAQSYLGGVVGSDKDAMKNADYGAMWMLAQMTGDTLLQNQRLPNALHFKLAQQQQEPGFFQGAATGQYYLWKSKKFTEEWGPYVEPIGLTYYTMLDVGNILLFEPGNTPLKERLRLGADKLLSWQHADGHWEVAYDHASEQPDFTDLRDLRPTFYGLLVAYRVLKDKKYLDAARKGADWIVANAVNKANFLGVCGDARFVPDFATGQTAQSLLDLYDLTKDAKYKAAAITTARLYTASVYTHPIPSTEAKIVNGQPRQDWEISQAGLSFEHGGTIGSANGAGPILLASHAGMFVRMFGITHDSLFLNMARAAAWGRDAFVDQQTQVASYYWRAMNAGAGPYPHHAWWQIGWITDYLLSEMALRSEGGISFPSGFVTPKVGPHLSHGFAPGHIFGTAVSLHLDDDFVRIDQPQVDYLGAWDASHKNLYLVLLNDAVTTTLATVTPGIKATGAQLLDEKGHPLQTLDAQGPWRLSLPAAGLRVIVIHVNQ; via the coding sequence ATGACAAAGTTAAATAGCTTTACATTTTATCTCTTACTGGCAGCCACGCCCTTGTGTGCGCAACAGCAGGTGCGCCTCCACAACGCAGCGCTGGACCTGCAATGGCAGCAACAGGCAGATGGTTACCACCTGGTAAAAGGAAGCCTGGACAAGACGCATGCCTTGCAGCAATTGTCTGGCGCCTACACCGTGCTGTACTCCGCCGGTGCACCAGATACCGCGTCCGGTTACGATCATCAGCCCCGCAATTTTCCAGGGGCGCAATACAAATACCTCACCGGCATCTGGCGCGATAACCTGCGCCCTGTGCCCATGAACACCGCAGGTACTGCACTGCGCTTTTTCCCCGGAAATGCCACGCAACAAAATGATAGCACCATCCTGTTCTCCGCGGAGAAACCAGGTGCCGCGGTGCAGGCACGCTGGCAGCTGGATGGACATGATATTTTGGTAGACATGACGCTCACTGCAAAGCAGGCGGGCTATTATGCTCTATCCACCCCCACGCTGATGACCACACCGGAAGCAGCGCTGGACTGGGGCATGGTGCCCGGCATTTTCATGGGACATGCCTTGCAGCGGGATCTTATCCTGGCATATGCTTATGGACAGGGCATTCCGGACAAACCGGTGATTGCGCGGGAACGTACAGCCAGTACTTTATCGCCCCTCATCCGCAATAAAGCAGGCATCACCCTCAGTGTGATTGCTGCACCCGGCACCGCCCGTGATCCCTGGCAAAAAGATCACTACACGCAGAATGACTGGAAGCTGGGCCTTTCCCTGATGGACCGCAGCGGGGCGCTTACACCCACCTTGTATCATCCCGTACTGGGACAGGATAGCTCCTATATGGCCCCCGGCGAGCAACGCAGTTTTCACTTCCGCTACACCCTGCAGACCGGCGATTGGTACCCGGTGTACCAGCATGCCATTAACGACGTATATCACTTCCCGGACTTCCTGGCGCTGAAACAAACCAGACATTCCCTCACCGCACGCATGCTGGCCATGCGTCACTACCTGGATGATGACAGCACGTCCATGTGGCGCAACGAATTTTATAAAGGCCAGTGGATCGGTGCACAATCTTACCTGGGTGGAGTAGTGGGGTCTGATAAAGACGCCATGAAGAATGCAGACTACGGCGCCATGTGGATGCTGGCGCAAATGACCGGCGATACCTTGCTGCAAAACCAGCGCCTGCCCAATGCACTGCACTTTAAGCTGGCGCAGCAACAGCAGGAGCCGGGCTTTTTCCAGGGCGCCGCCACCGGCCAGTATTACCTGTGGAAATCAAAGAAATTTACAGAAGAATGGGGACCGTATGTAGAGCCCATTGGCCTCACCTACTACACCATGCTGGATGTGGGCAACATTCTTTTGTTTGAGCCCGGTAATACACCGCTGAAAGAACGCCTGCGCTTAGGTGCAGACAAGCTGCTTTCCTGGCAGCATGCAGACGGGCACTGGGAAGTAGCCTATGATCATGCCAGCGAACAACCTGACTTTACAGACCTCCGCGACCTGCGTCCTACTTTTTACGGGCTGCTGGTGGCCTACCGGGTCTTAAAGGATAAAAAATACCTGGACGCTGCACGCAAAGGCGCAGACTGGATAGTGGCCAATGCCGTGAACAAAGCCAACTTCCTCGGGGTATGTGGTGATGCCCGCTTTGTGCCGGACTTTGCTACCGGCCAAACCGCACAATCCCTGCTGGACCTGTATGACCTCACTAAAGATGCAAAGTACAAGGCCGCTGCTATTACTACGGCCCGCTTATACACGGCCTCCGTGTATACCCATCCCATTCCATCCACGGAAGCCAAGATCGTGAACGGGCAACCCCGCCAGGACTGGGAGATCAGCCAGGCAGGGCTTTCCTTTGAACATGGCGGTACTATTGGTTCTGCTAACGGTGCAGGGCCCATTTTGCTGGCCAGTCATGCCGGTATGTTTGTGCGCATGTTTGGTATCACGCACGATTCTTTATTCCTCAATATGGCCCGAGCGGCCGCGTGGGGGCGCGATGCGTTTGTGGACCAGCAAACACAGGTAGCCTCTTACTACTGGCGCGCGATGAATGCCGGTGCAGGCCCTTACCCGCATCATGCCTGGTGGCAGATAGGCTGGATCACTGACTACCTGCTGTCTGAAATGGCGCTGCGCAGTGAAGGTGGCATTAGCTTCCCGTCAGGGTTTGTAACGCCCAAAGTAGGCCCGCACCTGAGCCATGGTTTTGCGCCGGGGCACATTTTTGGTACCGCGGTAAGCCTGCACCTGGATGATGACTTTGTGAGGATAGACCAGCCGCAGGTAGACTACCTCGGCGCCTGGGATGCATCGCATAAGAACTTGTACCTGGTGCTGCTCAATGATGCCGTGACCACCACGCTGGCTACGGTAACACCCGGTATAAAAGCTACCGGTGCACAGCTCCTGGATGAAAAAGGCCATCCCCTGCAAACCCTGGATGCGCAAGGGCCCTGGCGGCTATCACTGCCTGCGGCGGGCCTGCGTGTAATTGTTATCCATGTAAATCAATAA
- a CDS encoding RagB/SusD family nutrient uptake outer membrane protein, which produces MQRNICIVLGLIACFFSACKLDETPYSSIYTNTFYKTQEDAEAALAAVYSSLGDLYSGPSPLLIADFSGDQVYPRPVVGRDTYPLYSYDPAYTTVLSYSRGNESPLDLWTNCYKGIDRANWVIAKVPATNMDATRRSQIIAEAQFMRAFFHWMLTKNFGNVVVRTQPSESLDAAYAPKSDAKDVYARIYKDLDSAILFLPDYTAAWAKGRPSKQVAQALYAKAALYNGDWALSLQMAKAVLDSKRYTLMTDVRDVYDPAKEDLARVENMFAFEAESAQPVRSSQIMSLYGPVNSNAPAYGKTSYGSAFAYQSFFNSFDPKDTRRLLLDTSYIDRAGNVVHQASITPITKQGVLVKKYMDPNSVGGSHATNIPILRLADVYLIAAEAEARANGADAAAYDYINTVRHRAQLDDLTPGLSKDDFIKAVLQERSWELFAEADRWYDLTRTNTFLQVIPKAVNDVFPTRQPQAKHQYFPIPQQEINANPKLVQNDPWK; this is translated from the coding sequence ATGCAACGCAACATATGCATCGTACTGGGCCTGATCGCTTGTTTTTTCAGCGCCTGCAAACTGGATGAAACGCCGTATTCATCTATCTATACCAATACTTTTTATAAAACACAGGAAGATGCGGAAGCAGCCCTCGCGGCTGTGTACTCATCCCTGGGCGATCTTTACTCCGGCCCCTCACCCTTGCTCATAGCGGATTTCAGCGGGGACCAGGTATATCCCCGCCCGGTGGTGGGCCGCGATACCTACCCGCTGTACAGCTATGACCCGGCTTATACCACCGTACTGAGTTACAGCCGTGGCAACGAAAGCCCGCTGGATCTGTGGACCAACTGTTATAAAGGCATTGACCGCGCTAACTGGGTGATCGCTAAGGTGCCGGCCACCAATATGGATGCCACCCGCCGCTCCCAGATCATTGCGGAAGCACAGTTCATGCGGGCCTTCTTCCACTGGATGCTCACCAAGAACTTTGGTAACGTAGTAGTGCGCACGCAACCCAGTGAATCGCTGGATGCAGCCTATGCACCTAAAAGCGATGCAAAGGATGTATATGCCCGCATTTATAAAGACCTGGATTCTGCCATCCTCTTCCTGCCAGATTATACCGCTGCCTGGGCCAAGGGCCGCCCCTCCAAACAGGTAGCGCAGGCGCTGTATGCAAAGGCTGCCCTGTACAATGGCGACTGGGCCCTGTCGCTCCAGATGGCCAAAGCAGTACTGGACAGCAAGCGCTATACGCTTATGACAGACGTGCGCGATGTATATGATCCTGCAAAGGAAGACCTGGCCCGCGTGGAAAATATGTTTGCCTTTGAGGCGGAATCTGCCCAGCCGGTGCGCTCCTCCCAGATCATGAGCTTATACGGCCCGGTGAACAGTAATGCACCGGCCTATGGCAAAACTTCCTACGGCTCTGCTTTCGCCTATCAATCTTTCTTTAATTCCTTTGATCCGAAAGATACCCGCCGCCTGCTGCTGGATACCAGTTATATTGACCGTGCCGGCAACGTGGTACACCAGGCAAGCATTACGCCTATTACCAAACAGGGGGTACTGGTGAAAAAATACATGGACCCCAACTCTGTAGGTGGTTCCCATGCCACCAATATTCCCATCCTGCGCCTGGCAGATGTGTACCTGATTGCCGCAGAAGCGGAGGCAAGGGCGAATGGTGCGGATGCCGCCGCTTATGATTATATTAACACCGTGCGGCACCGCGCACAGCTGGATGATCTGACCCCGGGCCTTTCCAAGGATGATTTCATCAAGGCCGTGCTGCAGGAACGCAGCTGGGAGTTGTTTGCCGAAGCAGACCGCTGGTACGACCTCACGCGCACCAATACTTTCCTGCAGGTGATACCCAAGGCCGTGAACGATGTATTCCCCACGCGCCAGCCCCAGGCCAAGCACCAGTATTTTCCCATTCCCCAGCAGGAGATCAATGCAAATCCCAAGCTGGTACAGAACGATCCGTGGAAGTAG
- a CDS encoding SusC/RagA family TonB-linked outer membrane protein — MSKYVPVTRWLMLGIFPILLCSLRAFSQSHVIKGKVLAAENGSPLVGVSIRVQQGTEGAVSNLDGSFSLSSTKAHPVLVFSFTGYLSKTVPIGNQQSLVVALEVDPKALGEVVVVGYGTQKKGDVAGAITSVKSADIRQTPVANVVQGIQGRVPGVQITQNSAAPGGSVSMRIRGVNSINGTSEPLYVVDGVQLSNTPLSGDGQGGITQLSPLSTINPDDIESVAVLKDASATAIYGARGANGVVLISTKRGQSGKAIVTYSGYYGDQDATRRMHMMNATEFAQLENDIYHTSVYPNPDTLGEGVNWQDMIFRNAPIENHQISVSGGNDKTQFAMSGNYFKQDGVIINSDYTRYAFRLNLDHRVSNLLKVGTSLYTNYSVNSTVPTASTSIDAGAVTQSILGAAMGAPPTLKPYKADGTVWPFGDQMDGRYREVVNPLGLAQILNREKTAQTLANIYAEFTFFKGFTYRANFDPVISSTLRDYYSPRSIMNSADLIAGGGTAVKSNTYNVSLLHESILTYQTTIKKDHSLKVTGVFATQSGNVNNNTINASNFPNDATENEALQLAVNRTVSSWRSKDRLDSYMGRINYGYKNRYLVDLITRVDGASKFGENNKYGFFPAGAVGWRVSEEPFMANIRAISNLKLRASYGLTGNAGAIGAYQSLATVGATGNYFFNHVSSSGIAPTGIPNADLRWEKSLQADIGIDLSLFNSRLNFTADVYNKKTKDLLFVQQLPLSSGYSAITGNFASMQNRGVELGLDATILDSKVKWSVAANVTVNRNKLLSLAGGVQEYTVSNYSILKVGQPLGLFKTYIFDGIYQTGEDILAGSGSRTGGVKVKDLNNDKQITADDQRVIGNANPSFIYGFSTNVSYKRFDFSAFLSGVQGNKVYNLIRYTFENPLGNRNMYQALVNRWSPTNPSNEYVSGFQGGRIPLTDRFMEDGSYLRCKNLTLGYHVPFKKVISSARIYASVNNLFTITKYSGFDPEVNTFGNSNTLIGVDNLVYPLAKSYLLGVQVSF, encoded by the coding sequence ATGTCAAAATATGTACCGGTGACCCGGTGGCTGATGTTGGGAATTTTCCCAATATTATTATGCTCACTGCGGGCTTTTTCCCAATCCCATGTAATTAAGGGTAAAGTGCTGGCCGCAGAAAACGGCAGCCCACTCGTAGGGGTGAGCATTCGCGTGCAACAGGGCACGGAAGGTGCCGTGTCTAACCTGGATGGCTCCTTTTCCCTCTCTTCCACAAAGGCACATCCCGTGCTGGTCTTTTCCTTTACCGGCTATCTTTCCAAAACAGTTCCCATCGGCAACCAGCAAAGCCTGGTGGTGGCTCTGGAAGTAGATCCCAAGGCCCTCGGTGAAGTAGTGGTAGTAGGTTACGGCACCCAAAAGAAAGGGGACGTAGCCGGCGCCATCACCTCTGTAAAATCTGCCGACATCCGCCAGACGCCGGTGGCCAACGTAGTGCAGGGTATACAAGGCCGCGTGCCCGGGGTACAGATCACGCAAAACTCTGCCGCTCCCGGTGGCAGCGTAAGTATGCGCATCCGCGGTGTAAACTCTATCAATGGCACGTCTGAACCGCTCTACGTAGTGGACGGTGTACAGTTGTCCAACACCCCGCTTTCCGGCGATGGGCAGGGCGGCATCACACAACTGAGCCCCTTGTCCACCATCAACCCGGACGACATTGAATCGGTAGCGGTGTTGAAAGACGCATCTGCCACTGCTATTTACGGCGCCCGTGGTGCCAATGGCGTGGTGCTTATCTCCACCAAACGTGGCCAGTCCGGCAAAGCCATTGTTACCTACAGCGGCTACTATGGTGATCAGGATGCCACCAGGCGTATGCATATGATGAACGCCACTGAGTTTGCACAACTGGAAAATGATATCTACCACACCAGTGTTTATCCTAACCCTGATACCCTGGGCGAAGGCGTGAACTGGCAGGACATGATCTTCCGCAACGCACCTATAGAGAACCACCAGATCTCTGTAAGCGGCGGTAATGATAAAACACAGTTTGCCATGTCTGGCAACTACTTTAAGCAGGATGGGGTGATCATCAATTCTGATTACACCCGTTACGCATTCCGCCTCAACCTGGACCACCGCGTCAGCAACCTCCTGAAAGTAGGTACCAGCCTGTATACAAACTACAGCGTCAATAGCACGGTGCCCACTGCATCTACCAGTATTGATGCGGGCGCGGTAACCCAAAGCATCCTCGGTGCCGCTATGGGGGCGCCGCCCACCCTGAAGCCTTACAAAGCAGATGGCACGGTGTGGCCCTTTGGCGACCAGATGGATGGCCGCTACCGCGAAGTGGTAAATCCCCTGGGCCTTGCGCAGATCCTGAACCGCGAAAAGACCGCGCAAACATTGGCCAATATCTATGCGGAATTTACTTTCTTCAAAGGCTTTACCTACCGCGCCAATTTTGACCCCGTGATCTCCAGCACCCTGCGTGACTACTACTCTCCGCGCTCCATCATGAACTCGGCAGACCTGATAGCCGGTGGCGGTACCGCGGTGAAGTCCAATACCTACAATGTATCCCTGCTGCATGAAAGCATTCTTACTTACCAGACCACCATCAAAAAGGATCATTCCCTGAAAGTGACGGGTGTATTTGCCACCCAGTCTGGTAACGTAAATAACAATACCATCAATGCTTCTAACTTCCCCAACGATGCCACGGAGAACGAGGCCCTGCAACTGGCAGTGAACCGCACGGTGAGCAGCTGGAGAAGTAAGGACCGCCTGGACTCTTACATGGGACGCATCAACTACGGCTATAAGAACCGCTACCTGGTAGACCTCATTACCCGCGTGGATGGTGCATCCAAGTTTGGGGAGAATAACAAGTACGGCTTCTTCCCCGCAGGTGCAGTGGGATGGCGCGTTTCCGAAGAGCCCTTCATGGCCAACATACGTGCTATCAGTAACCTGAAACTGCGCGCCAGCTATGGGCTTACGGGCAATGCGGGCGCTATTGGCGCTTACCAGTCGCTGGCTACTGTGGGTGCTACGGGCAACTATTTCTTTAACCACGTATCTTCCAGCGGCATTGCGCCCACGGGTATCCCGAATGCGGACCTGCGCTGGGAAAAATCATTGCAGGCAGACATTGGCATAGACCTCAGCCTCTTCAACTCCCGCCTGAATTTTACAGCGGATGTGTATAACAAGAAAACCAAGGACCTGCTCTTTGTGCAGCAGTTGCCGCTTTCATCCGGTTATAGCGCTATCACGGGCAACTTTGCCAGCATGCAAAACCGCGGCGTGGAACTGGGGCTGGACGCAACGATCCTGGACAGCAAAGTGAAATGGAGTGTGGCGGCCAACGTGACCGTAAACCGCAATAAGCTCCTGAGCCTTGCCGGTGGTGTACAGGAATACACGGTGAGCAATTACAGCATCCTGAAAGTGGGCCAGCCTTTGGGCCTGTTCAAGACTTACATCTTTGACGGTATTTACCAAACGGGTGAAGACATCCTGGCGGGTTCCGGCAGCCGCACCGGTGGTGTGAAGGTGAAGGACCTCAACAATGATAAACAGATCACCGCGGATGACCAGCGTGTGATCGGTAATGCCAATCCCTCCTTCATTTACGGCTTCTCTACCAATGTGAGCTACAAACGTTTCGACTTCAGTGCATTCCTCTCTGGTGTGCAGGGCAATAAAGTGTATAACCTGATCCGTTACACCTTTGAAAACCCGCTGGGCAACCGCAATATGTACCAGGCGCTGGTGAACCGCTGGTCGCCCACTAACCCGAGTAATGAATATGTGAGCGGCTTCCAGGGCGGCCGTATCCCGCTTACAGACCGCTTTATGGAAGACGGCTCTTACCTGCGCTGCAAGAACCTGACACTGGGCTACCATGTGCCGTTTAAGAAAGTGATCTCTTCCGCCCGCATTTATGCCAGTGTGAACAACCTGTTTACCATCACCAAGTACAGCGGCTTTGATCCGGAAGTGAACACGTTCGGTAACTCCAATACCCTCATTGGGGTGGATAACCTGGTGTACCCGCTGGCCAAGTCTTATCTGCTGGGTGTGCAGGTTTCGTTTTAA
- a CDS encoding sialate O-acetylesterase — translation MTCLCILLSLLLPPKRQLFLVAGQSNCTGHGDKALSLAAGPAAMEYRWSTNTLVHLQDPVGEQDHRFEAAQSGSAWPAFAAAWYAQTGDTVIMVPASRGGSSCHEKARLGDMDTWDESGSLFNNAVEKARAAKAATGLDLRGIIWVQGERDANAINDGKLTPAEYKGALQKVIHRFRAALGNNLPFYIVQTGFYKDHARKGFEEVQHIQQEVANADPYTKIVYAAAGSFPGKGWMTDQIHYNQTGLNTLGAAVARNILAQTENHDKVK, via the coding sequence ATGACCTGTCTCTGCATCCTTCTTTCACTTCTTCTCCCGCCAAAGCGGCAACTATTCCTGGTAGCAGGGCAAAGTAACTGCACCGGCCATGGTGATAAAGCACTGTCTTTGGCGGCGGGACCGGCAGCGATGGAATACCGCTGGAGCACCAATACGCTGGTGCACCTGCAGGACCCGGTAGGAGAGCAGGATCACCGCTTTGAAGCCGCCCAATCCGGTAGTGCCTGGCCTGCTTTTGCAGCTGCCTGGTACGCCCAAACGGGTGACACCGTGATCATGGTGCCGGCTTCCAGGGGTGGTAGCTCCTGTCATGAAAAGGCAAGGTTGGGAGATATGGATACCTGGGATGAAAGTGGCTCCCTGTTCAATAATGCCGTGGAAAAGGCCCGTGCCGCCAAAGCCGCCACCGGGTTGGATCTCCGCGGCATTATCTGGGTGCAGGGCGAGCGGGATGCCAATGCGATCAACGATGGCAAACTAACGCCGGCGGAATACAAAGGCGCCTTGCAGAAGGTGATCCACCGCTTCCGGGCTGCATTGGGAAACAACCTGCCGTTTTACATTGTGCAGACGGGTTTCTATAAAGATCACGCCCGTAAAGGATTTGAGGAGGTACAGCATATACAGCAGGAGGTGGCAAACGCAGACCCCTATACGAAAATAGTTTATGCAGCGGCCGGCTCCTTCCCCGGAAAAGGATGGATGACGGACCAGATCCATTACAATCAAACGGGCCTCAATACGCTGGGCGCCGCGGTGGCCCGCAACATACTGGCGCAAACGGAAAATCATGACAAAGTTAAATAG
- a CDS encoding LacI family DNA-binding transcriptional regulator: MKTKYTSIIDIAKQLNISKSTVSRALTGHPNVNPRTRKAVLDLAQEMDYQKNSLALGLSLHQTNTIGILVPEFMSTYFPSVILGAQEVFQAEGYQTVICHNNESYDAEVANVKLLLSYRVDGIIASHTKETRNFDHFRMVQRHGIPLVLFNRVSEELNAPNVVIDDYAAAMTAVEHLIKTGRRRIAHLAGPDSLINSRLRSQGYLDALKKHKIPVDPALMLSYDLSIEKVRIYMKHFLDLPQPPDALFAINDPTAIAAMEVVKEKGLRIPDDIAVVGFSNDFSAQLVSPSLTTVSQPTMDIGRESARLLLGEMKLKGDYSARKAPCVQLKTKLIVRDSSVKKEESGAKRKRG; encoded by the coding sequence ATGAAGACGAAATACACGTCGATCATCGACATTGCCAAACAGCTGAATATTTCCAAATCCACCGTTTCCCGCGCACTCACCGGCCACCCCAATGTGAATCCCCGTACGCGCAAGGCGGTGCTGGACCTTGCCCAGGAAATGGACTACCAGAAAAACTCGCTGGCGCTCGGGCTTTCCCTGCACCAGACCAATACCATCGGTATACTGGTGCCCGAGTTTATGTCCACTTACTTCCCCTCGGTAATCCTGGGCGCCCAGGAAGTGTTCCAGGCAGAGGGCTATCAAACGGTGATCTGTCATAATAATGAGTCGTACGATGCAGAGGTGGCAAACGTGAAACTGCTGCTCTCCTACCGGGTGGATGGCATCATTGCATCGCACACAAAGGAGACGCGCAACTTTGACCACTTCCGCATGGTGCAAAGACATGGCATCCCGCTGGTGCTCTTTAACCGCGTGAGTGAAGAACTGAATGCCCCGAATGTAGTGATAGATGATTATGCTGCGGCCATGACGGCGGTGGAGCACCTTATTAAAACGGGGCGGCGCCGCATAGCGCACCTGGCAGGGCCGGATTCCCTGATCAACTCCAGGTTGCGGAGCCAGGGCTACCTGGATGCATTGAAGAAACACAAGATCCCCGTGGACCCCGCGCTGATGCTGTCTTACGACCTGAGTATTGAAAAGGTGCGCATTTATATGAAACATTTCCTGGACCTGCCACAACCACCGGATGCGTTGTTTGCGATCAATGACCCCACGGCCATTGCAGCGATGGAAGTGGTGAAAGAGAAGGGACTGCGCATACCGGATGATATTGCGGTGGTAGGGTTTAGTAATGACTTTTCAGCGCAGCTGGTGTCTCCCAGCCTGACTACGGTGTCACAGCCTACGATGGACATCGGGCGGGAGTCTGCGCGGTTGTTGTTGGGAGAGATGAAGCTGAAGGGGGATTATTCCGCACGGAAAGCGCCTTGTGTGCAGTTGAAGACGAAATTGATCGTGCGGGATTCTTCGGTGAAGAAGGAAGAAAGCGGGGCGAAGAGGAAGCGGGGATGA